The genomic stretch TCGTCTCGGGATCGCTCACGTAGCCGCGTGCAAGCCCCGGGCCGGCGACCACGAGTTCGCCGATCGCGCCTATCGGAAGCAGGCGCAGATTCGCGTCCACGACGAACAGGCGCGCCCCGGCGATGGGCCGGCCGATCGGGACGCGGGCGTGCGGTTCGCTCCGCTCGTCGATCCGCGCGACGCTGCACCAGACCGTGGCCTCCGTGGGGCCGTACTCGTTGTAGAGCTTTGTGCCGGGCAGGACTTCCCGGTGCAGCGCAGGCAAATCGGCGGGGCAAGTCTCGCCCGCCACGATCACCGTATCCAAGACATGGCGACAACCTCGCAAGTGCTCCAACACCCAGCGGTGCATCGAAGGCAGCCAGAGCACGTGCGTGACGCGGGCTTCGACCACGAGGCGCGCGAGGGCCTCGGGATCACGTTCGTCGCCGGGTTCCGGAAGCACGAGCGTGCCACCCGTCGCCAAGACGTGGAAGAGCCCGGCGACGGAGCTGTCGAAGAAGAGTGGCGAGACGTGGAGGAATCTCGGCGGATTCGGGCCGTACCAGGATAGACGGGCGAGCGTCGACGCGACGAGTTGGCGATGCTCGACGACCACGCCCTTCGGTCGTCCCGTCGAGCCGGACGTGTGTACGACGTACGCGGTAGCCGAATCGTGGATACGCGCGCGCGGGCGCGAAACGGAAACACCTCCGTCGGTGGTGGCGGGCGGCTGCAGCGAGACGATCTCCAGCGGCTCCCCGGGAGCGACCGCGGCCGATAGTGCCGATACGGTCCGCGGGGCCGCGATGATCAGTCGCACCCCCGCGCGACGTGCGACCTCCAGCACGCGTGCAGGAGGCGAGTCGGGATCGAAGGGGACGTAACCCGCACCCGCGCGGAGTATGCCCGCGATCGCGCAGATCGAGTCCGCGTTGCGATCGCCGCACAGGCCGACGAGCGACTCGGGACCCACGTCCTTCGCGTGCAACGCACTCGCCACCGCTCGAGAGCACCGGTCCAGTTCGGCGTATCCGAGATTTCCGGCCACGGCATCGCGTTCCGGGGCCGCTCGCATGGCCGCCTCGATCCACGTGGTCATGTCCGCGAAGTCCGTAGCGGGCAGCGCGGGACCGCGAGCGAGCGCGAGAAGGCGTTCACGGCTCGCTTTCGAGACGAGTGGCGCGTGGTCGATCGGCGCGACGGGCTGGAGTGAAATCGACGCGAGAAACGCGGTGAAGTCCTCCAGCCATGCCGCCGCCGTCGACTGCGCGAACAAGTCGTCGCGATACTCCAAACTGAGCAGGAGGCTGCCGTCTCGCTCGGCAATGAGCAGGGTGAGGTCGACCTTGGCCGACAGCGGTTCTTGTTCGACCACGGTCGTCTCGAGGCCCGGAAAGATCGGTGCCGAAACGGGCGCGCCGCGCATGACGAGCATGGTGGCGAAGAAAGACGTGCCACCTGCGGAGGCGTGAGCGCGCAGGTTTCGCACGATCGTGGGCAGGGACACCGCCGAGTGTTCGTGCACGCGCAACACCGTCTCACGGGCCGCACGAATCGACTCGAGAAACGAGTATCCGCGCTCTCGTCGGCTCCTGAAGGGAAGCGGCGCGATGAAGAGCCCAGCGCTCGCTTCCAGACCGGAAAGGTGACGACGCGAAACAGGTGCGCCCACGCACAGATCGTCGACGCCGCAAAGCCGGTGGAGAAACGCGCTCCAGGCCGCGAGCATTCCCACGAAGGGAGTCGCAGCGGCCGTGCGCGTGGCCATCGCAAACGCGCGATACGTCGTCGCGTCGACGTGCCGGTGCACGCGGCGACCCGAGAAGGAAGGCGTGGTTTTGCCCGCCGAGTCCGTCGGTAGGATGTCCCCGCTCCCGAGATCGCTCAGCTCCTGCTGCCACCATGCGAGCTCGTTCTCGGCGCGCGCCAAATTCTCCGTGGTGTTCTCCCAGACGGCGAAGTCCACGGGTTGAAGCAGAAGGCCGGTTGACGGACTCCTCTCGCCATCGCCACGCACGGACGCATAGAAACGAGCGAGGTCGCGCCACAGGATCTCTTCGGTGACCTCGTCGGTCGCGAGGTGGTGGAGCGTGAGCACGAGTGCGTGTTCCTCCGCTCCGATGCGAGCGAGCGTAGCCACGCAGACTGCGATCGCTTCGACGTCGAGGACGCGTCGCTCCTCGGCTTCGCGCAAGGCATCGAAATCCGTCTGGACCACTTCGCCGAGGCGAGGCACGCGCGGATCGTCCGCGGCGAGGACGAGTTGGCGAGGTTCGCCGTCGACTGCGGGAAACAACGTGCGGAGCGTTTCGTGACGGGCGACGAGAAAGTCGAACGCAGTGCGAAGGACCGACACGTCGAGCGGCCCGCGCATCCGCAAAGTGAATACGAGGTTGTGCCCGGTCCCGGCTGTGTCCAACTGATGTTGAAACCAGAATTGCTTCTGCACCTCGGTCGTCGGCGCGTGGCCGCTGCGGTCGGCGCGCGGGAAGGAAGAAGTGGAGGCGGCGGACCCGGCGGACCGAACGAGGGCCACGAGCGAGCGGAAGTCGGCGCGTCGCAAGAAGTCGGGCAGGGCCACGGCCGAGCCTACGCGCGCTCGGATCTCAGCGAGCAAGCGACCGGCGAGCAACGAGTGACCGCCCTGATCGAAGAACGAAACGCTCGCATCGCGTACGGGCAGCCCGACCACGTCCTGCCAGATCTCCGCGATCGTGGCGGCCGTGACGTCTTCGTGCACCAACTCTGATTCGGCGACACCTTCATGCGTGGTGGGGGCCGGCAAACGCTTGCGGTCGAGTTTGCCCGTGGAGCCGAGCGGAAGCCGCTCCAGCACGTCGAGGCTGGCGGGGACCAACTGTTGCGGCAGACGCTCTCGCAGCACCGCGAGAAGGCGCGCGACGGGTGGGCTGGGCCAACCCGGCCGTGGGGCCACGTAGGCGGCGAGCCGAGTGTCTCCCGCAGGTCCCTGCACGGCGATCACGGCGGCGGCACCTACGTCCGGCTCCTCGCAGAGGACGGCTTCGATCTCGCCCGGCTCCACGCGGACGCCGCGAATCTTGATTTGGAAGTCGGTGCGGCCGAGGTATTCGACCGTGCCGTCGGGAAGCCAGCGGGCGAGATCGCCGGTCCGATACATCCGCGCTTCGGGATCGGCGACGAACGGCTCCGGCACGAACTTCTCCGCCGTGAGTTCGGGGCGGCCGTGGTAACCACGCGCCACCTGCACGCCGGCGATGTGCAACTCGCCGGGAATGCCGACGGGGCACGGACGACCGAGCGTATCCAGGACGTGGAGACGCGTGTTGGCCACGGGACGACCAATCGGGACGGAAGCGCGGTCGCCGAGGTCGGCGCAGTCGAACCACGAGACTTCGACCGCGGCTTCGGTCGGGCCGTAGAGATTGTGCAGCGTCGCCCCGAAGGGCGTGCGAACCATGCGGTCGAACTCGCGGACGAGCGAAACCGGAAGGGCCTCGCCGCTGCAGTAGACCTGACGGAGCGACCGAAGACGCGCACTCGTGCCGGCGGCGGCGACGTGCGCGAAGAAGACGGAGAGCATCGACGGCACGAAGTGCAGCCGCGTGACCCGGTGCCGTTCGATCGCGCGTACCAAGGCGTCGGGATCTCTCTCGGCTCCGGGAGGCGGGAGCGTCAAACGCGCGCCTGCGACCGACCACATGAACAACTCGACGACCGAAACGTCGAAGGTGATCGTGGTCGTCTGGAGTTGGACGTCGTCTCCGGAAAACGGATACTGCTCCTGCATCCAGAGGAGACGGTTGACGATCGAGCGGTGCTCGACGAGCGAGCCCTTGGGCCGGCCGGTCGAGCCCGAGGTGTAGATGACGTAGGCGAGATCGTGCGGCGAAGCATCGTCGATCTGGGGTCGATCGGTCGCTTCCGCGGTTGCGTCGTCGTTTCCGAGCGGAAGGGCCACGAACTCCGCCGGGGAGTCCGGAAGCGGGGGAGCGTCGACACCGTGCATCACCACGCGAGCACCGCTGTCCGAGAGGAGAAAGGCGACGCGCTCGGCGGGCAGGTCCGGGTCGACCGGAACGTAGGCCGCCCCGGCGCGAATGACACCGAAGAGCGCGACGGGCAGCCATTGTGAGCGTCGCAGACAGACGGCGACGCGATCGTCCCGGCCGACGCCGAGCGTCTTCAGTCGCCGTGCAACGGAGGCCGAGAGGCGCTCGAGTTCCGCGTAGCTCGTGCGTTCGTCGCCGAATTCCAGCGCGACGGCTTCGGGCTGTGTGGCCGCGTGACGGAGCAGCCAATCGAAGAGTCTCAGTCCGGGTTCGTAGCCGCGTTCGGTGGCATTGAAACGGTGGACAACCTCGTCGTATTCGCCCGGGGCGAGGATCGAGGCTTCCGCGACGAGAGAGTCCGGCTTTGCAGTCGCTGTCTCGAGCAAAGCGACAAGGCGCGCCAGCATGCGGCGCAGTGTATCCGAAACGTGGACACACGCGTCGAAGGCGACCGAGAGCACGGCGGGGATGCCCGAGTCTTGCGCGATTTCGAGAATCCAGCGTTCGGCAGGTTCGTCGGCGGCGAGTTCGGGTGCGCCGGTGCAGCGGCGAGCGAGGTCGCGCCACGTGTCTCTGGGATCGATGCGGACTCGCTTGCGCATCGCGTCGTGCGCGGTGCCACGCTCGATGCGACGGAAGTCCACCTCGAACGCTTCTGCGGCGCACGCGCGTTGCAGAAGCGCGGACCAGACGGCGAGGACGAGCGAATCGGGCGGGAGCGCGAGGTCGTTTGCGGCGACTGCCATCGCTCGTTGGAGCGACGACGGCACATCGATCCTCTCGCGCGACTCGGAGCGACTCCGGCCGCGGTCTCGTGCCCGATCGGGAAGCAGCGGCGGACCGGCGAGTGCCGGATCGTCCGCGGCGGGCGTTTCAGGCGAGCGCATGCGATGCGCGGATCAGAACGGGAGGACTTCCAGTTCGAACACGCGTTGGACGATCCATCCGACCGCGATCACCGCGATCACGGCGGAACCGGCCCGCAACTTGAGCGGTTGGTAGAGCGCGTGCGCCCGCAGGGCGAAGGCGATGGGGAAGAACACGGCGACGATGGCGAGTTGCCCGAGTTCCACGCCGAGGTTGAAGCTGAGCAGCGCGATCGCGAGCGTGCCGGCGGGCAGGGAAAGGTCGGCGAGCACGTTGGCGAAGCCGAAGCCGTGGATCAGGCCGAAGCCGAACGCCACCATCCACGCCCGATCGTGCACGAGGGGCCAGATGTTGTTCGCGGCGGCGAGCAAGACCGAGAACGCGATCACCGACTCGACGAACTTTCCGGGCAGGGTGACGATCTCCAGCGCCGCCAGACTGAGCGTGATCGAGTGGGCCACGGTGAACGCGGTAACGACCTTGAAGACGTTGATCAGAGCTTCGCGGAAGTTTCCGGCTGGGCGCCACGCGCCGTCTTCGTAACGCAGTACGGCGGGCAGCAAGAGAGCGAGCAGGAAGAGGATGTGGTCGATGCCGATCCAGATGTGCCACACGCCTTCCCACGTGAGCTGGAGAAACTGGTCGAAGGTCGCTTGCCCCGCGATCTCGACCGTCCAGCGTGGTTTCTCGTAGGAGAGCAGGCCGACCTGTGTCGTGCCGGCCCGCTCGAGGCTGGTCACGACCTTGTGCTGCGGATCGAAGGAGAAGAAATCGTCGTACTCCACCGCGAGGGTGCCGTCGGTGGAAATCGTATCCATGGACTGGATGCGGACCATGGTGTGGACGCGCTCGTCGGTGACCGCCACTTCCGGCGGGCCGGGCCGGAAAGGGACGAGGCGGCCATCCACTTCGAGCACGAGCCAAGGCAAACGGGCGGCGAGGGCGTAAGGTTGCTCGCCGATTGCCGCGGCGGCTGTATCCGAAGCGCCACTGCGGCGGGCGCGTTCGCGCAACATCAGTTCGATCGATGCGAGATCGACGTCGGCGACGTGGACTTCTCCCGAGAGAATTCCGGAGTCCTCGACCTTCAGCAGAATGGAGCTCGTGCCCGGTTGGTGGGCGTGCGCGGACGGATTTTGCGCGATGAGGAGGACCGCGAGGGCGACGAGAATCGCAGTCGCGAAGCCTCCGAGCCGAACGCGAGCGGGAAGGGTCGGATCGAGTTTCATGGGATCGAGAATGTGAGTGTGGCCCAGTGGGACTCCCAATCGACTTCGTCGCCTTCGGGAGCGGGCGTGATGCTGACGAAACCGAGCCACCAGACGCCTTCGTCGTCGATGGGAACGACGACACGGCCTTCGGCGTCGGACCGGAGACGCAGGTGAGGCGGAGGGTCGCGGAACGCGGGTTTGGCGCGACCGACGATCACGACCTGATCCGGCAACGGTCGGCCGTCGCGCAGGAGGCGCAGGGGGAGTTCATCGCCCGGGCCGATCGAGCCCGGATGCGCGAGCGGCACGAACTCGACGAAGAGACCGAGCGGGCGGAGAACTTCGTCCGTGCGCGTGGCACCGGATTGCAGGACCAGTTTCACGTACTTGCGCCACCGCTCGGTGATGATCGCGTGCGGGTCGGTCGGCGCGAGTCGGGCGACGGGTTCGTCTTGGAGGCCTTGTTCCGCGAGGTAGGCGGCGAACACTTCCGGGTTCATCGCGGCACCGGCGGGGTGGAGGGACATTCCGACTACGAATGTGCCCTCCTGCGGGACCGCGACTCGGAAACGGCTGGTGAGTCTGCGGTCGATGCCGCCGAGGGTGGCTCGAAGCGATTCGCGCAGACCACCGATGCGCGAGTCGAACGGCCGTTGCTCCCAACTCGCGGTCCCCAATTCGGTTTCGCCGTGCGGTCCCACGAGGAACAAACGCTCCACGTGGTCGGCGTCCAAACGCATGACGCTCTCGTCGAACGTGCCGTGAAACACGGACACCTCGACTTCGTCCTCGGGAGACACCTCGTGCGAAGCCACGCGGAAGAACGTGTCGTGGGCGCGGAGGTCGAGGGGCAGCGAGACGGGCGAAGCGAGTGTGAGGCAGAAGAGCGCGCAGCGGGCGAGGCAGGCGCGGGGGGGCTTACGGAGGGGCATGGTTCAGCAGTCGGCCGAGAACGACCGAGTTCGGGGAGCTTGCGCGAAGGCGAGTGGTAGGCAACGCGGTGTTCGTTTTTTCTTCTGGGACCGGAGCCGGGCACGAAAAAGCCGGGGTATGAACCCCGGCTCGGAAACGGTGTGCGGCTCGGCGGCGGCCGCGTGGCGTTGGATGCTCAGGCGTGCTTTTCGAGGCGGTTCTTGAGGTCGGCCTTGCTCACGAGACCGACGATCTGCTCGACCATCTTGCCGCCCTTGAAGACGAGCATCGTGGGGATGGCGCGGATGCTGTACTGCGCGGCCAGCTCGGAGTTGTCGTCCACGTCGACCTTGCAGATCTTCACCTTGCCGGACATCTCACCGGCGAGTTCCTCGAGGACGGGTGCGATCTGTTTGCAAGGGCCGCACCACGGGGCCCAGAAATCGACCAACACGGGCGTCGCGGCCGCGGTGATGGTGGGTTGGAAGTTCGAGTTGGTGAGGTTTTCGATGTTCGAGGCCATGATCAGAGTTTGGAGATTATGAGAACGAGGAAGGATCCTGCAACCGCGGCGGCGGACAATCCGAGCACGAGATACAAGGCGGCACCGCGTTCCGGCAGCGCGTCGATGCGCGGTGGAGCGTGGCTGGCTCCGAGGGGAATGGTGCCGGTGGCGGTTTGGGCGAGATGGACCGATTTGCGCGGAACAGGCGCGCGCGACGCGTCGGCGGAGCGGCGGACCGGAGACACAGGCGGCACGCGGGCCGGCAGGGTGTCGTCCCCGGACGGACGCGGCTGGTCGTGCTCTCGAGGATCCGACATGGTGGATTCCGGGTCGCGGGTCGCGCTCGCTCAGTCGCGCGGGGCGGACTTGTGGACGATCTCGGCGAGTTCGCGCGGGTCGACTCGGTGGATCGTTTTTCCGCGATTCTTGAGCTCCTCGAAGGTCTTGACCGCGGTCTCGGTCATGCGTTCGTGCGTCTCGCGGGAGCCGCCGACGATCGAGAAGTCTTCGGCGCGCGTGATGCGTTTGTGTCCGTCCTCGTTGTCGAGGCCGAGGCCGAGCAGGTGGGCTTTGCGTTGCGGTGCCTGGTCCACGGTCGGAAACGTGCGTCAGGGGGCAGGGGACTCAAGTGGAATATCCTCGATCCATGCGAGGCACTGGATGTCGCCGAACGCCGTGTCTTGGCGCACGCGCAGCTTCTTGAGGCGGGTCAGTTCGAGCACCGCGAGAAACGTCACGACGAGGGCGCGGAGCGAGACCGGACCAGTGAACAGCGTGCTGAAGAGGAACTCCTTCTCGCGGTCGATGCGGCCGAGGATGAGTTCCATCTGGTCGACGATCGTGACGTGCTCGTCGTTGATTTCGCCGACGACGATCTGCTCGGCGAGGCGGCGCAGGACAGCGTTGAACACGCCCCAAAGCGCGATGCGGTCGGAGCCGGCGAGGGGACGGTCTTCGGCCGGCGCGGTCCAGCCGGGGATCGAGTCGCGTGCGATCGAGTTTTGCTGGTCGTCGACGAGTTCGCCGAGGCGGCCGGCGGCTTCCTTGAAGCGTTTGTATTGGAGTAGTTGGTGGACGAGATCCCAACGTGGGTCGACCGGTTCGCCGTCTTCGGTCTCGGGATCGACGGCCTGCTGATCGCGCGGCAGGAGCATCCGGCTTTTGATCTCCATGAGCGTCGCGGCCATGACGAAGAAGTCGCCGGCGATCTCGAGTTGGAGATCGGTCATCGTGCGCAGCACCGAGAGATACTGACGCAGCACCGTCTCGATGGGGATGTCGTAGACGTCGATCTCGCTCTTGCGGATGAGGAAGAGCAGCAGATCGAGCGGGCCCTCGAAGACGGGCAGGCGGATGCGGGGATCGGTTTCGGCCACCACGGGAAGTTGAAGAACGGTTGGGTCCGGCGAGGGCAACAGCGATTCGCGCCCGCTCAGGGTTTGCGCCGCATGCAGGCGAGGAAGTAGCCGTCGCTGTCGAGCGACGACGGCATGATCGTGACCGCGCCCGACGGTTCGGCGGGTAGTCCGGGGTTGTACGTTGGGGCGACCATCTCGAAGTCGCGGTGCGTACGGAGGAACGCGGCGAGCACGCCGCGGTTCTCGTGTTGGCTGAGCGAGCAGGTGGCGTAGACGAGACTTCCCGCCGGTGCGACGCAGAGCGAGGCGCGGTCGAGGAGGCGGACCTGTTCCTGCACGTAACGATTGACCACGGCGGGAGTCGTTTGATGCCGCAGGAAAGGATGCCGCCGCCACGTGCCGGTGGCGCTGCAGGGAGCGTCGACGAACACGCCGTCGTAGACCTTGGCGCCGGGGTCAGGGAGGACGGGTTCGATGAGGACGTTCTTGAGGCCGGCGCGCACGACGCGGCGTTTCGTTTCCATCAGCGCATCGCGACGCACGTCGTGGGCGGTGACGTGTCCGCCGGAACCGACGGCGGACGCGAGTTGGAGAGTTTTTCCACCCGCACCGGCACAGAAGTCGAGCCAGCGCGAACCCGCCGCTGGTGCGGCCATGAGCACGAGCGCTTGCGAACCGATGTCCTGAATCTCGGCCTGCCCCGAAGTGACGATCGGGTGTTCTTCGAGGTCGACGTAAGCGAGCACGCGGACGGCACCGGGAAGCGAGGTCTCGACCACGGCGTCGATCTTCGCGACGGTGAGCTCACGGACGAGTTCGGCGGCGGTGCCGCGCTGGGCGCGCAACCAAAAGGGCGGACGACGCAACTGCACGATCGTCTCGGCCGGTTCGAACAACGGCGGGCAATGCAGCTCGAACCACTTCGGCAGCAGATCGCGCAGGGCAAACGTCCGGTTCGGGTGCAGTTGGGCGAGGGCGGCCTCGATTTGCGGCCACGGCCTTTGCGGGAGACCCGGAGGCACGCCGAGTTGCGTCTGCCACGCGGCGAGATCGGGCGTGTCGGCGCTCAACGCCACCAGAAGGTCGACCCCGGCGAAGGGATCGTCGCGGCGCACCTCGTCGAACCACTCGCGGAAACGCAACCAACTGAAGACCAATTCGCGGTAGATGCGCCGGTCGCGTGAACCCAAGCCGCGGTGTTGCCCCATCGTGCCGCGCAGTTCGGCGAGAAACGGCACGCCGGGGCGCAGCCGACGTTCCATGATCGAAATCAGTTCGAGCACGGTGCGGCGCTGGTTGTCGAGAATACGGGACTGGCCTGTCATGGCTGGGTGGATTCGGGCGGTGTGGGCGTTTTCCCGCTCAGAAGGCGAGGAAGCGCAGGCTGAGACGGAGGCCGAAACTGCTCTCGCGCCGCGGGCCATCGCGGAAGGAAACACCGGCGCGCACGAGCCAGAACTCGGCGATGCGCGCGTCGAGGCCGACGCGGATCTCGTTGAAACGCTCTTCGCGGGCGTCGTAGCGCACCGAGCCGAAGACCTCGTAGGCTTCGTTGAGCGCGTAGCGACCGAAGACCTCGTATTGAGCGAGCGAGCCGG from Opitutales bacterium ASA1 encodes the following:
- a CDS encoding HupE/UreJ family protein, producing MKLDPTLPARVRLGGFATAILVALAVLLIAQNPSAHAHQPGTSSILLKVEDSGILSGEVHVADVDLASIELMLRERARRSGASDTAAAAIGEQPYALAARLPWLVLEVDGRLVPFRPGPPEVAVTDERVHTMVRIQSMDTISTDGTLAVEYDDFFSFDPQHKVVTSLERAGTTQVGLLSYEKPRWTVEIAGQATFDQFLQLTWEGVWHIWIGIDHILFLLALLLPAVLRYEDGAWRPAGNFREALINVFKVVTAFTVAHSITLSLAALEIVTLPGKFVESVIAFSVLLAAANNIWPLVHDRAWMVAFGFGLIHGFGFANVLADLSLPAGTLAIALLSFNLGVELGQLAIVAVFFPIAFALRAHALYQPLKLRAGSAVIAVIAVGWIVQRVFELEVLPF
- the trxA_2 gene encoding thioredoxin, encoding MASNIENLTNSNFQPTITAAATPVLVDFWAPWCGPCKQIAPVLEELAGEMSGKVKICKVDVDDNSELAAQYSIRAIPTMLVFKGGKMVEQIVGLVSKADLKNRLEKHA
- a CDS encoding segregation/condensation protein A, whose translation is MVAETDPRIRLPVFEGPLDLLLFLIRKSEIDVYDIPIETVLRQYLSVLRTMTDLQLEIAGDFFVMAATLMEIKSRMLLPRDQQAVDPETEDGEPVDPRWDLVHQLLQYKRFKEAAGRLGELVDDQQNSIARDSIPGWTAPAEDRPLAGSDRIALWGVFNAVLRRLAEQIVVGEINDEHVTIVDQMELILGRIDREKEFLFSTLFTGPVSLRALVVTFLAVLELTRLKKLRVRQDTAFGDIQCLAWIEDIPLESPAP
- a CDS encoding RsmB/NOP family class I SAM-dependent RNA methyltransferase, whose protein sequence is MTGQSRILDNQRRTVLELISIMERRLRPGVPFLAELRGTMGQHRGLGSRDRRIYRELVFSWLRFREWFDEVRRDDPFAGVDLLVALSADTPDLAAWQTQLGVPPGLPQRPWPQIEAALAQLHPNRTFALRDLLPKWFELHCPPLFEPAETIVQLRRPPFWLRAQRGTAAELVRELTVAKIDAVVETSLPGAVRVLAYVDLEEHPIVTSGQAEIQDIGSQALVLMAAPAAGSRWLDFCAGAGGKTLQLASAVGSGGHVTAHDVRRDALMETKRRVVRAGLKNVLIEPVLPDPGAKVYDGVFVDAPCSATGTWRRHPFLRHQTTPAVVNRYVQEQVRLLDRASLCVAPAGSLVYATCSLSQHENRGVLAAFLRTHRDFEMVAPTYNPGLPAEPSGAVTIMPSSLDSDGYFLACMRRKP